A genomic window from Salvelinus sp. IW2-2015 linkage group LG13, ASM291031v2, whole genome shotgun sequence includes:
- the LOC111971679 gene encoding dual specificity protein phosphatase 22-B → MGNGINKVLPDLYLGNFKDARDKELLAKHNITHILSIHDTAAPILEEMKYLCIPAADASKQNLTPFFKDSIIFIHESRLKGKGCLVHCVAGVSRSVTLVVVYIMTVTGRGWVESLAAVRVVRPCAGPNVGFLRQLEDFENLEVAQYREWFKDRYKENHFNDEEEIRALLWQKSQAIRESIATATATAAQLATSNT, encoded by the exons ATGGGGAATGGAATAAACAAG GTGCTGCCTGATCTCTATCTGGGAAACTTCAAAG ATGCGCGGGACAAGGAGCTGTTGGCGAAGCACAATATCACCCACATCCTTTCCATCCATGACACCGCTGCCCCCATTCTAGAG GAGATGAAATACCTCTGCATCCCTGCTGCTGATGCCTCCAAACAAAACCT GACCCCGTTTTTTAAGGACAGCATCATTTTCATCCACGAGTCCAGACTCAAAGGGAAAGGCTGCCTGGTCCACTG TGTGGCAGGTGTGTCTCGTAGTGTTACGTTGGTGGTGGTGTACATCATGACAGTTACTGGGCGGGGCTGGGTGGAGTCGTTAGCTGCGGTGAGGGTGGTACGGCCGTGTGCTGGACCTAACGTGGGGTTCTTAAGGCAGCTAGAGGACTTTGAGAATCTAGAGGTGGCACAG TATAGGGAATGGTTTAAGGACAGGTATAAGGAGAACCATTTTAATGATGAAGAGGAGATCAGAGCCCTTCTGTGGCAGAAGTCTCAGGCCATCCGTGAGTCCATAGCAACGGCCACGGCAACGGCAGCTCAGCTAGCCACCAGCAACACATGA